Proteins found in one Salvia splendens isolate huo1 chromosome 10, SspV2, whole genome shotgun sequence genomic segment:
- the LOC121751194 gene encoding serine/threonine-protein phosphatase 7 long form homolog, whose protein sequence is MGFGGMLRCGQPKDIDHHLITALIERWRPETHTFHFPVGEATVSLEDVEVLWGLKTDGEPLTGYIPTKDVGYWKDVCLDFLGFIPDAVDLKEMNWKQTSLSNQLRIELSDDHEQYMYNQRARVYCLLLLGGLLIPNATGNKIPFFYLQFFMDIEQCGSYSWGGATLACLYHNLCEAALGKRTDVGGALTLLQLWAWERIPIIRPQMLNPTPVDYLPCAVAWTGRASYVKAPGHCIETFRDQFSTMHANQFIWRPYVNRNLADICVAGRPIWTSMTTLICWNMVEPHMPQRVLRQFGIVQPYIPLVDRFHGTDFTKQDRRGKAGRNWVEWHAKHIQDWHNRHDTVYVDLEYSFEPVATDEYMDWFRRITVVYLTKPGVHAPEGFHETAASHHYAVDTLHKIRHFLREQDMSGRPDLFTISRMVEHGLQICGEAETMDYRPSQRSEMDIEVPVRQKAKRRGKKKVGGQSSSSRMDTQLVDDSDDDFEAPPPPRSAVRGRHSVSHTGGTGEDIGLSDQQSPPRSSVRDDFFDVDLENAVVEDTPPSRIPKTSIGKGIRSLFMRKRRDE, encoded by the exons ATGGGGTTCGGCGGGATGTTGAGGTGTGGTCAACCgaaagacattgaccaccatcttatcaccgctTTGATCGAACGTTGGAGGCCTGAGACTCATACGTTTCattttccagtcggtgaagcgactgtgagcttagaagacgtggaggtcttatggggcctcaaaACTGACGGTGAGCCTCtgacgggttacatccccaCTAAGGATGTCGGATATTGGAAGGatgtttgtttggattttcttgGCTTTATTCCAGATGCAGTTGATCTAAAAGAAATGAACTGgaagcagacaagcttatcaaaCCAACTGCGGATTGAGCTGAGTGATGACCACGAGCAATACATGTACAATCAACGTGCTCGTGTGTATTGTCTGCTGTTACTGGGTGGTCTACTGATCCCGAACGCCACCGGTAATAAAATTCCCTTCTTCTACCTTCagtttttcatggatatagaacaaTGTGGTAGCTATAGCTGGGGAGGTGCGACTCTTgcctgcttgtaccacaatctaTGTGAAGCTGCACTTGGTAAGAGGACCGATGTCGGGGGAGCTCTTACATTGTTACAgctgtgggcttgggagagaatcccaattATTAGACCGCAGATGCTGAACCCCACGCCCGTAGACTACTTACCATGTGCAGTCGC gTGGACTGGTCGGGCCtcttatgtaaaagcacccggacattgCATTGAAACTTTCAGAGATCAGTTCTCAACAATGCATGCCAATCAG tttatttggaggccgtACGTCAATCGAAATCTGGCGGATATTTGTGttgccggtcgtcctatatggacgtcGATGACAACACTAATCTGCTGGAATATGGTTGAGCCACACATGCCACAGCGAGTGCTGCGACAgtttgggattgtccaaccgtatatcccgctTGTCGACCGGTTCCACGGAACTGATTTTACGAAACAGGATCGCCGTGGCAAAGCAGGTCGGAACTGGGTTGAGTGGCACGCCAAGCATATACAAGATTGGCATAATAGGCACGACACGGTGTATGTTGATTTGGAGTACTCATTCGAGCCTGTTGCTACTGATGAGTACATGGATTGGTTTCGCCGGATAACCGTGGTGTACCTAACAAAACCCGGCGTGCATGCTCCTGAGGGCTTCCATGAAACGGCGGCCTCTCATCACTACGCG gtggaTACCCTTCACAAAATACGCCACTTTCTTAGGGAGCAAGACATGTCAGGACGGCCGGATTTATTcaccatttcgaggatggttgaacATGGCCTCCAGATATGTGGGGAAGCTGAGACGATGGACTACCGTCCTTCCCAGCGCTCTGAGATGGACATCGAGGTGCCCGTGCGGCAAAAAGCGAAGCGGCGTGGAAAGAAGAAAGTTGGTGGACAGTCGTCATcatcaaggatggatactcaatTGGTTGATGATTCTGATGACGATTTTGAGGCTCctcctccaccaagatctgccgTGCGGGGTCGTCACTCTGTCAGCCACACGGGTGGTACAGGAGAAGATATCGGTCTCAGCGATCAACAatctccacctcggtcttctgtgAGAGACGACTTTTTTGatgttgatttagagaatgctGTCGTTgaagatactcctccgtccaGAATCCCTAAGACCAGTATCGGGAAGGGAATCCGTAGTCTGTTTATGCGGAAAAGGCGAGACGAGTGA